In the Gorilla gorilla gorilla isolate KB3781 chromosome 1, NHGRI_mGorGor1-v2.1_pri, whole genome shotgun sequence genome, CTCGCCTGTCTCCTGGGCCGCACCAGTTCTTGGGGAGGCCCAGCCCCGGGACCCCCAGGTCGGAGTGCTGCCTTCTGGGGCCCATGCAGCCAAACTGCTGGGCCCAGCGGCCTCTGCCACTTCCTTACAGCAGCCCCAAGGCAGTGCTGTCCTGTGAAGCTGGGCTTCAGGGAGGGTACCAGCTGGCTACTCCTTTCCCTCTTTGGGAGTGGCAGGTCAGAGGTAGGGATCTCTTTTTTGAAGACTTGTGCCGAGATCCAGGCTGTCatggggctggggcaggcagcAGCCCACCCAACAACAGGCTCCCAGGAAAGCATCATTGCTTCAGAGCCCAGCCCAGGACAGGCCCTTGGGCTCCCTCCTCGGGTTTGGAGCCAGGAGCCTTGGGGCAGTGTGCAATCAGCCATGCATCTCCACCTGCCACCGTCTGGCCCAGGCAGATCTCAAGTGAGCCTGCTCGCCCCAAAGGCGGATGATGTGGAGTCTGCCTCCCCACCAAGACTGGCGCAGCCCCTCCTGTTTACCTGACTTGATGCTTTTGGCAGGACCTGGCCTGGGGCAGGCGCAGCCTCAGCCCTCCAATAACCTCATCTGGCCCTGTGGCCTCCCTTCTCTGTGCCCGTGAGGATAGTGGCTGCCCAtgtctcccacccccagccctggggTGAGGACCCCTTTCCTAAGGGGATGTTTCTGGCAAGGctttttggggtcttttgtggtagGTGAGGGCCAAACACACGACCCAGGAAAGCATCTACCAAGAGAATGGAAGTTGGGACCGGAGGCTGGGACTGGAGgccaggatgggggtggggggaatgggACCGGAGTCCCTGGGACACAGCTGAGGTCCAGCCACATCCGGGTCCCCAGGCCTGCCGGGCGTCCTCGCCAGAGGGCCCGATTGGTAGGGATGCATTCCTAGAGCCACATGGGAGGGGTGCCTGCCCCGGGGAAACAAGCCCTTCCCACAGCCTTTCTGGATGTCACGCCTGGCCAGGTAACTATGGCAAGGGCTGTCATCCACCGTTCATTCAACAGACACTTAATGCCTCTGTACACAGGCTCTTGGCCCACAAGGAGTACTTGGAAGGACCAGGCCCATCCCTGGGGGAGGGAGGGTAGACCCGGGTCCTCCCTGGCAGCTGCCGGCCCCAAGAGGACACACCCAGCCCCTGCGCGTGGTGGGCTGCCTAGGAAGAACTGTGCCCACTTACTAAGGAAGATATGGTGCATCTGAGACAAGGGCGGGGGACACCACATAGCCACCCTTACAAAACCAGGAGTCAGAAAGGCCCAGAGAGGACGGgcctgcccagggccacacagctctGCACACTGCTCCCACGGAGAAAAGCAGCCGGGAGGATCCCACCCCGGGGGGCTGCCAGGGAGGTGGGCTCAGTTTGTCCGCTGAAGGAACCCCTCATCCTGGCCTTCACAAGGGAAGGGGCTGGGCCCTGGGAGAGACGAGGCTGTAGCTGGGGGCTCCAGGCCGCAGGGCCCAGCCTGGGTGTGTCCTGCAGCTCCTGCTGAGGCTGGGCCCAGGCCTCCCAGCCACGTGTGCCCAGCTGTTTGTCTGTAGGTCCTTTGAAGGGCTGTGTGCCAGGTGTTTGTGCACCCCCGTGTGGGGTCTATGACAGCTGTGCACCTGGTGTCTTCGTGTGCCTGGCTGCCGGCGTGTGTGCCCTGTGCGCTGTGTGTGCCGCAGGGTCCATGTCTGTGGGGGGTCCATGTGTACAAGGGGTGTGTCTCCAGGCCTGTGCTCTCGTGTGCAGCCAGCCCCCAGCGTGCATGCGGGGCAGCATTTATTTGCACTTGTGCACATAGTAGCCAGTGAGGTAGCCCAGGATGAAGATGATCCAGAAGAGGGCCACGCCGCCCAGCACCTTCATGGCGATGCCCAGCTTGCCCGTGCACAGCCTCTGGGAGATCCTGGGGTGAGAACCAACTggaggtgagtcccaggccagggccGCACGAGGGGCCCCCTAAGTGGACTGTGGCCGTTGGTCTGGGTCAGGGGGAGGGGCCTGGGCGCTCTGCTGGAGTCAAGAGGAAGCTCTCCCCGCCCACAGCCAACCAGAGGGAAGGCCAAAGGCTGCGGTTTGCTGAGCCGCTGGACCGTGGGCTCCCAGCCAGGATGGGGTGGAGGGTGATGGGGCCGGTAGCAGGGGTTACGGCAGGCGTCTCTGGAGGGAGACACCAGCCTGCTATGGCTGGCAGGCTGCCCTCAGGCCCCCTCACCTGCGGCAGCGTGAGGCCTCTTCTGTGCTGGACACAGCCCCTAGGCTGACTCCGTCCCTGCTGCCGTCCTCCCACCTACTATAGTGGATGTGGCTCTCCTGGGGCTGCATGCTGTGGGGCTGCATGCTGTGGGGCTGCAGCGGGAGGGGCGGGGCCTTCTCAAGTGGGGAGCTCAAGACAGGTGGCCAGGCTGTGACTTCACTGTAAAACAAGCGGATGGAGGGCGGCAGTCAAGATCCCCTCTGGGGCTGCTGTTAGGGGAGGGGCACTAAGGGTCGGGGGCTGACTCCCTCACCGGGTCTGTCGCCTGACTTAACAGGTGACCTAGACACAAAGTGGTAGAGTCATTTGCCCAGGGTCAGGCCGGGAGGATGGGACCAAGCGAGAATTCCATCTCAGGCCAAGCCCTGACCTCAGGCATGTGGGAGGCCAGTGTTTCCTTCCAGCACACTCCAGGAGCCTCCCTTCCCCGGTGCTTTTATCAGGGAGCCTGCACAGCCTGCCCCCCTCAAGAGACGAGGACACTGTGGCCCAACCTAGGCTGCAGCCCCTGATAACTGTCCCCCTCCTTAACCCTGCCCGATAAGGCGCCTGCTGGCCTCTGGGGAGGCTggctgggggggcgggggggggggggtggggcagggcagcaGGTCCGGGGCAGCGGCTGGTACAGCTAGACCGGTCCCTGTCTGGGGAGGATGCGTGGCTGGCCCCAGGCAGTGGCAGCAGCTGTGTCCTCAGCCTGTGTGGGTTgcagcccctcccccacccacaccTCTAGGAGGGCTGGGGCTTGGGGGGCACGATGCACTGAGCACGGGGCCGGGGTGGATTCAAGGCCTTGGGGAGGCCCTACAGAGACAGGAGGGTCATAGGGCTGGGTGGCTGCCCAGAGCAGGAGGGGCCCAGCCCCAAGGCCAGCTCCCT is a window encoding:
- the SMIM1 gene encoding small integral membrane protein 1; the protein is MQPHSMQPQESHIHYSRWEDGSRDGVSLGAVSSTEEASRCRRISQRLCTGKLGIAMKVLGGVALFWIIFILGYLTGYYVHKCK